The genomic stretch TCCTCACTCATGCAGAGTCCACTCCGGTGAGACAACTTCACTGGATCCCCTCAAATTGTCTCCGAAATCATGCTTAAACTAATATGCTTGCCAAAGCTTCAGAAAGTGGCTTTTGTCTGTAAACTTAGTAGTAGTTGTGGAAAAACCTATAGGAATCCATAAAAGTTTGGATGATTCATCAACATTATTATATTGATAAAATGTTGCATAAGAAATCCCATGTGTATATACTTTGATGCCAGCTTTAgtatatattcatcatcaagcccAGCTTACATGCATGATTGGTACAGATAGTGACGTATAAAAGTATACTGGCTACAATCTCATGTATATGCTGCCATTGTcttcctctctctcgctctctcatgTTTGAAGTGCTTGACTTTTTCCTCTACGACAGTCACACAGCAGGATAGGAATCCCAAGTCCATACAGCATTGTGTTTACTTGCATTCACAGCAGCAGATCGTATTGAGGCAATCAACTTCACATCATGTTGTGTTGTCAGCGACCATGCGGTGTAGCTTCCTCCGCCGTTGGTGCCATCAAAGAACTCAGAGAAGTGGCATCAATGTCATTCCAAGTGCAGAAATCAACGGGAGGGAACAAAAACTCCACACCTTCTTCTTTTACTTTCCTTTTATACCTTTCGTTTGCTAGCTTTTTATTTCGAATCGGATCGTTGAGTAGTCGGGATCCGAACCCGCCAAATCTTGACCTCCCCGTCCAGACTCCCACTGCAGACCCGGTACTCTTCGGACTCGGATTCGGGCTCAGCGGGATCCGAAACCCCAACCGCCACCAGCGACCTCACCCCAGTCACGTGCCCCTCCATCACGCCCAGGCAACTGTAACCCTTCCCTTCGCCTTCCTTCCGCCAGATCCGGATCGTCCGATCGCTGCTGCCACTGAAGAGCACGTCCCCGACGCACGCCAAGCACAGGATGGCCTTTCGGTGCCCCCGCAGCGCTCCTGCCACCACCATGTGGTCCGCCGACTCCTCCCTCTCCCACACAAGGATCGAGCGGTCGCAGGCGCCCGAGTACAGCACCGCCCCGTCGTCGCTCAGCGCCAGCGCGTTCACCGCCGACCGGTGCCGTTCCAGTGTCGCCACTGGCCCGTGCTTCGGCTGTCGCTGGCCCCGTCCCCTCCCCTCCTCCGGCGGGGACAGCGCCCACACCCGGATCCTCCCGTCCGCTGACCCCGTGTACACCGTGCCGTCGTCGGCGACGGCTACAGCGTTCACCGCGTTCTCGTGGGCCTGGACGGATTCCCGGCAGCGGAGGTCGCCGCCGGCGCGCCAGACCTTGAGGGTCTTGTCCCACGACACGGAGTAGAGGAGGCTGCCACTGGTGGCGACGGCCGAGACGGCATCGGCGTGCTCGATCCACAGGAGCTTCTTGTGGCGGCGGACGGTGACGTAGTTTCCCGGGAGGGGGAGGCGGCGGAGGCGGTCGCCGGCGGTGGGGAGGGTGGCTTCGAGGCGGTGCCGGCCGGAGCGGGTCGACCGACGCCACACGCGGATACCGCCGTCTTGGTGGGCGGTGAAGAGCTTACCATCTGGAGAGAGGGCGACGGACTTGACGGACCCGGCGGACGGCACTGCGGTGAAGCTCTCCACCGGGCGGATGGTGACCAGGTCGAGGACCGTGATCTCCGACTGCGAGGCGGAGTAGAGGAGGGAGGAGGCGGCCGAGACAGCGAGGGCGGCCGCGGAGGAGGAGGGCCGTAGGGGCTTGAGGGAGGAGAGGCAGAGGTAGGAGGCAGGCGAGGGGGTCGTGTCGAGGTAGCTGGCAATGGGGACGAGGGATTGCAGAGAGGGGAGAGTCAGGAGGGAGGCGGCGTCGTCAAAGACGGTGGCGGCGGGGGCGCCGACGTGGGCGTtggaggaagacgaggaggaggtggtggacgcAGAGAGGTGCAGGATTCGGGACCGCGGTGGCGCGGTGTCGTGCTCCCCGGTGGAGGCGAAGGAACAAGGGATCCAAAGCGGCATTGGAGAAGACGAGAAGGAACGCGAGAGCGAAGCGGAATCATGGAGGAGCCGAGCCATTTATCGGGTAGAGAACACATGGCGACCACCACCCACGCGGCGGGGCCATCCGATCGATTTGATTGGTCTGAGGTCGATAAGAAATCTTACTTCGAGGCAGGTAAAGTCAGTGGGTCAATATAACTAGGTGATAGTTTCAGCTATATGCAATACACAATTGGTAGACACGTGACCGGCGGGTGAGATTAGGGGTGCGAACCTCGCGTAAAACACCAGTTTTAATTTAAGCTGCAGTAGGTAAGTCCGTAGAATTATACGGTATACGTGCATACAGACATTGAATACATGATAATAATTTGCCTGAACTATGTGACCAATTATTATGATATATGTTGTGCTTCTATAATGCAATATTTGAACTTTGTTATGAACTATTTTGATTTACAAATTaagtatttattctttttttggcATATTTTTAAAACACTCATTGGACtacttatatttataattttttaaagaattaCAAGTAAACAAGTTTGTTAACTTAATTGTTATGTGGCAATCATCTAAAGACAAATTTGTAACCTTCCTCATGGCCATTCATTAATTAATTCATACATAATTCCTGAGTGCAATTATTTtgtttggtaaaaagaaaatGCAGCTAGAATAtgcttttaaaattaattttagttatgttataaaataaattatataatttatgaGCCAAAGAATCATCAGCAACATGAGTTGGTGACTCTGAAtcatcaatttcttctctttatttTCTTGACAAGGACAGATTCTTGTATGAATATAACCCAAGAACTACTTAGGTCAACAACTCACATCACCACAAGTATTCAAGTCTAGAATGTGATCAAGGTGGGGGACCAATTACTCCTCTATTCAAAATTCTTAAaacttgatgctctaaaatgacatGATAATATATTTAGGCAAAAGATAAGCATTTCTACACATGCTTATTAGTAAAAACAGCactactagagagagagagagagagagagagagagagagagagagagagagagagagagagagaagagagaggtgtCATAAGTAATAAAAAGATTTTGATTGCAAATCATATCCCAAAATCTTAATCTTTTGGATGGGTTACAATTTATCTCAAACTACTCTGAAAGGATCCAATTAATTATAAACTCCAACAAAATATCTTTACAGTCCAGTGATTGAGAACTGTGATGCAGTCAACCTCCTATTACAAACACCTTATTCCCATCAGAAACAGTAAACAGGACTGCATTGTATGTGCTCAGCCACCTTCTGGATTCCACAAGCCTGAACTTTGATGCATTCAAAGTAAACTTGGATCACAGAAACAATGACTTGTGCCACTGTTTCTGAAGAGATATACAAGCAAGAATTCTGAATTCCACAAGCACAGACTTTGATGCAGTCAAGTATACTTCTGTTACAGAGATCTTGTTCCTTTCAGAGAAAGCAGCAGTAGTACTCGGTCTATTCTCTTCCATCTCCAAAGGCCCACACGCTTTGGTACTCAAAGCCAGAAGCATCCGTGCTCTGAACCCACAGCTTCATGCATGCCTCAAAAGCTGCTTTCCAAGTTGTGATCAGCAACTAGGATGCCACCGGTGGCGGTCCTCATCGTTGGCTTAGTTTGGACTAAAGGCTTCCTAAATATTCCTGAGTGACTTTATTGGGATATGATAAGGTTCACTTGACGTGTCACTTGTGCTGCAAGATGATTAGGGTTTACAGCTTCCAAAGCCAATAGGCATCTCTGCAGAAGATACAAACAAGGAGGGTGATATGTTAAGAAGACCCATGGCTAAGTAgtttaaagcatgcagcagcttaaaCTGTTCTTCTTGTTGGTATTTGTCTACTGAGTAGCTGCTGAAACCAGACAAACAACCAACATATGTGAACTGTTTGAGTGAAAAGACAGTAACACATATCTTCCCATCTTCATGCTGGACTTTACCTGCTAATTTGCATGTCATTTTCTGGAGTGAAGTACTTGCTTTATCATTATTCAGCATAAGAACTAGTGGAggataaagagaaaaaaacaagGTTAATTATTGGTGCAACTTTCCGTGCTCTTTCGGCTATCCATTCTTCTACTAGAATCCAATCACAGCCCCAACAAATCTGCAGTAATTAACattgtttatgatttgcaatgtaaTTAGAGTAATATAATTAGAAGTAAGCATCATGGTGGTTGatgtagaaaaataataatattattattaatcttgGTATCGCGATTATTATTTTTCGGGTGATTTCTTAGTTTGATACATCTTTAGATTTATCTATTTTTCCTTTTAACATGGACATTAATTTTAGAGGAGGaggaaaaacaaacaaaaaaaaatagggTCTTTTTTTGGGTTGTTTGGGGTCTCCTAGGAGAGATCTTGCCAAAATAATCAAGTTAAGGAGAGGATAACGTTGACCTAAGTGTCATTTAGTGGCTATCAAACAGCCTCTATATAGTGGTTGATCTatatttcacatgatgtgtgattTGTAGtacatgataaagataaatttcATGGATGTTCAGATGTGATGGAAAATATACTGTTCCAAGCTTTCATGCAGTGATtactctttcctttcctttcctttgttGCAAGGAAATCACTGTCAACCTTGAGGAAACAGTCATGTGCATCATCTACATCCACATAAGATTCCACAAGATGCAGCAGTCGACTGATGAGGGAAGGGGAGAAGGAGAACTGTGTGTTTGCAGCCAGTTTCCATGCATAGAAGAAGATAGCTAGCCAAGAGACCTCATCGCTAGTGTCCATTTGTTCCATTTAAGTTACTGGTTTCATAGCATGAGCTTCTCCCTACGTACTTCCACATCGAAAGATTCTTGGCAAGGTTCGTGCCCTTAGGGTTGTTTGTTTGCTTGTCGACATGGAGACATGGAGATCAAGATGCCGGGGCGACAAAGGTGTCTAAGAACACCCACTTGCTACCGAAGAGGGCTTAGAATTATTGCATCTCACTGTGTTCGAAGTCTTTGGATCACTATCTCGACATAGTGAGGTGATAAAGGGTTGAATCATCGATCAAAGGTCTCTCACCAAAGCATGGTTATTGAAACTGATACCGTCCTCTCTCTTCTACTTTCCTCTCCGTTCCTcatttcttcctctctctctctctctctctctctctcttcggccctctttctttctttgctattatatcttttgcttcttcttcttcttcttcatctttgctATTAttcagaagaagagagagaaggaatCACAGTCACCAAGATTACATGAATCAAACAACAATTGAATGTGCTGTTGAAACAACCAAGGAGTGAGTCAACATAATTGCTTTGATAGAACAAGTGGGGCATCACAAAATTCACAACCACAGACACAAGGAAAGGGAGGGGTGGGGAGACAGAGAAAAACGTTGCTTGGCTTTGCATGAGTGATATGAGGAGTGATGTTTCACAATCATTGAGGACAGTACGAATCTTATGACCTCTCACGATGGTTTGGAGGAAAAATGCAAATCTTCAACCCCAACAACATTCATCTGAGCATTGGAAGACAATTAGATCAATAAGAGACCGAGGAAAGAATGAGTGctaatgaaataaataatttatatctttttccaaaataatttataatattattattctttATATTTGAAGTAGAGAGTAGTGGTAAGGGGACAAGGCTACTTCAATCAACATTTCTCATGTCTACGAGGTAGCATACGCATAAATTGAGAAGGAAGATATTGTGTTTCACACCTTTACTAATTCTATTTTACATgtttataaatttgtatatatattttaatgttttttaaattaattatttttaccaAATATCGATCAAATTAGATCGAATCCAATTTAAATCATTAGTTCAAAATTATTATCAACATTGGGTTCCTATCCTATGAGGATCCACACTGATGGATATAGTGActcaatattaatattaaaagcgAGTTATTATCCTATGATGCAATAATGATTGAATAGCTCACGTAATCGTCCCCAACATTAAGTATTGTTTCGATTAAACCTTGACGTACTATAAAAAAAAACCCCTTTTGTGAAAGAAAGATTTTTCAGTTTttactatttttaaaaaaatttaaatctattTTTAACTTAAGcttcaaaatatttttatctgAGTATACCGAAGTTACGTAGAGTCATCTACCAAATTTCATGTGGATATTTCAAAATCTTCCTAACATCTCTACTTGTGATGAGTACCAAAAAGAAGATATTTCATGTGGATAAACAAAATCTAATTCCAATACTCTAGAATAGTAAGAGGTGTTTAGGACCACTAGGAGTAAAGATGATTGCTTAGTTGTGTAGGAGAAAACGTACATTTATCGATGGCCCAAGTTTCCTACTTGCTTGAGAAGTTGTACTAACTTTGACAACGCCATGTCTCAGCTGCTGAAAGGTAATGGCAGTGATGGGTCAACTCGTTTGGAGGTCCAAATTCATCGTTAGTGGTTTAGGGTTAGGGAAGGACGATGCACAGTGGCTGATAGCAACCAAGTGCCGGTTGTGGATTAGACCATGCCCGACTTGGTAGTCTCAGCATTATTACTATCGTTCGACCCAGGAATGCTACTGATCATGTGCATGTCAACCCTGGGCCACACATGATGGATGTCGATCATGTCATGATCAGGACAACAcaacaagtcaagaaaatatttCTTACTTTGATGCAAATTAATCTGATCCATGGATaactattattactattattattgtcATTGTTAGTTCGATTGAAACCAAATGTGATCTAAGGATTCATATCATTAGTAATTATTCctgatatatgtgtgtgtgcatgtgtgtacttgtacatatatatgtatatatattatataccaaAAAGAATAAATTTGGATACTCTTAAAAAATTTAAACATATTTGATATGGAATAAATAGTTGATTGAATATTGATATTCTTAATATTCAAATGATTTGATCAGCGAAATGAACCGATAAGGGATtcaattcttaatttttttttagttcGATTCGAGTTTTTTTTAACTATTAATGTAATGCCCATTATGATGATTTCCGaggaaaatattatatttgaccATGAAAATTGGTTGACTATAAGAAAACTCTAtagctcatcctcctcctccctccaaaACTATCCATCTCACTTGgtctaatcaatttttttttatgtttattctTCATTCAAAAAGATGAAATTTCACTATCCAAAGGAAAATTGACTCAATGCGTtaaacatgattttgaattgtgaatGATGGAAACATGGGGTGAATAATTTGGAATTAGATATGTATAGTTATGGTATTTTTTTGCCATTTCTCATTTTATCGATGTCAAATAGTAGCCTATTTGTCAAATATAATTAACAGATTAATTTTAGGGGAGGAAGAAATTGTTGTACTTTGTTCTAACAATCCTTTTGGATCATTTATGAGGAGTTTGGGCCAAAGTTGGCTCATTTTCcactttgtcatcataaaaaatgtaaTGTCGAATGGGCTTTCACATAGAAAACTATAAGAAATTGCAAGACTCGTAAATAACATAtgactctctttctctctctatacatacataaatacgaCCTATAACTTTGTaatgagaatgagagagagagagagagagagagagagagagagagagagaaagaaagatttAAGGCTTTATCAAGAGAGATAAGTGACTAAAAAATGAGAAcaaataatgataaataaaaattgagAGTTTCAATATCTCTTATATTATCTTCTTCATGAATTATGGTAAatatcataatcttgacaatcatcaaataaaaaaagaaaaaagaataatattGTATGTATTCGACAAGTGGATGGCATCCGAATTGAGTTGTGCCAATCCATGGAGTCAGAGGGCAGGAGACTTGATATGATGTATCGATCATATCATGCATGTTGGGTTGTGAATTAtgttgatgtgatgtattacctgCTGAAAAATTAGGTCAGATCAAATCAAGTCCAATCTGATCCCTCAAAAGGGATTCGAGTCCAAACAAAGCCAATTGGGGTCAGATAGGTTCGGACTCAACTCAATCAATCACTATTTCGATCCTTTTCCACCCCACCCCCAACACTATGAATCAATCATGCCAAAGATGCATGTGAATTACTTTACTTGAGATGCATTTAGATTTTCTTACCTCCAATTCACTTCATCTATCCATAAATCTCCTCCAAAATGGAGCAAAATTCCTTCATGCATTTCATTTGTCACACACACTTATCATATAATAAATAAACACCTCAAAACTAGAAGCCATCATTTGCCACCTTACTTCTTAGTTCTAACAAGGACAACCTACTTTACTCACAAGATAGGGAGGCTCAAAGCCCAATGCCATTGGagaaatcaaattaatatttactttgggactcttttttttttttttttttcctttgtgcaAGCCACATCTCCCCCCCCATCACATGATCATGTGCTCCTTCCTTGCTTTTTGTGTTAAAGATCATACATACTACATAATTGTGGTCCTCTCCCTTCTTTTGTTTCAATAATCATGCTTCCTTCACCATCACACTCCAAGTAGAGTAGGGGCCTCTCTTCTTGCTCCTTTTGGTGACACTTTGCGTGTGGGTTTGAATTGGAAAGCTACCACATGGTtttgttttcttccttccttccttcctcattATGTTATACAAGTGTATATGAATGAATCCAACAACAATATTCCAATTGTCTATATGGATCATTTTCTAGTATAGAAAGTTTCAAATTGTGGTTCGATCTTGAGGATGTCTTTTAATCTCATGTTAGTTAGAGAGCTAAAGAACAAAAGCTTAAATGTCAAAAGGAATAATTTTGAGAGGGAATGTTAAATTATAGCTTCCTTTTATAAACTTTCCACTCTAATTGTGTTATGAACTTCTTATGCTTTTAAAGACATAAATACAAATGAGACATATGTATGGATTGTATATGGCAATTACTAAGGTGTTGATAGCTTGGCAATGATGTGACATCCATGTGACAACCACGTAGCACGAGGATAGGCGTTGATGGACTCATCAAAGATTGAATTGACCCATGCAAATATGGTGTAGCATTCATGTGGATTATGAAGAAGTCGCATCATTAGCAATGGCATCAACAACATTTGTATCGAAACAACTCTCGATGTATATTCTTCTCCTAATGGTAGTAGGAGAAGGGgtagattatttattttagaagaattaatataaataatttacctTATTTGATTTATAGAATTAATCTTAATTGATGAAGagcttattttttataattctttttctttttctcttgttaTTGATACTTATTAGATTTAAGGTTTTTATAATGATGATAAAACACTTATTAACTAGATTTTGTTTGATTTCACATATGAAAATTAGAAGTCATCACAAAACTTATCAaactttaatttttaatttatgtaaGTATTCGAAGATCAATCCGACGCGAGTGtttatttttctatctaattCATTTCAAACTCGATTAAAAGATAGTTAAATCTAATTTAAATGGATGagataaatttatatgcatatataaatattatttactaTCATCTCGAAATGATAatgaatataaaatttatatatatttttaaaataaacctcaaataatataatgaaataataataattcatggTTCACTATGGGGAAATCTCGCCTTCTACAACTTATCATCATGAAACATTCAAGTGAATGCAATCTGACTCATCTTTCATTGGCTAATAATAATCTTCTCACTATTTAGGCCAAGAAAGAATGGTGTTCATGATAGTTATGTGAAGATTAATATCAACCtagttatatatatgtattataagcTGAATTATAAAATATAGACACACTGACCCATCACCATTAGGCTTTCTCTCTCTATCAAGTGGATAAGCTCCAAGTCTCTATTCCACCCCAACATATTTATCCCCATTGTTTTAGAAAAGAATAATTGCcttctgaattttcaaatatagcatTTATATTTcaccaaatatttatattttccaTGACTAGTGAACCACCATTAATTGTGATTaccaataaattttaaatatatacaatatgctttattaattaatttattgttTCACTCTTTatccttttccttttttctctttcatttttttcccttttcctttgaGTGGGGAAATACAGGTTTTAAGAATAATATGAAGAGAGTTCA from Musa acuminata AAA Group cultivar baxijiao chromosome BXJ1-3, Cavendish_Baxijiao_AAA, whole genome shotgun sequence encodes the following:
- the LOC135625492 gene encoding protein JINGUBANG-like; translated protein: MPLWIPCSFASTGEHDTAPPRSRILHLSASTTSSSSSSNAHVGAPAATVFDDAASLLTLPSLQSLVPIASYLDTTPSPASYLCLSSLKPLRPSSSAAALAVSAASSLLYSASQSEITVLDLVTIRPVESFTAVPSAGSVKSVALSPDGKLFTAHQDGGIRVWRRSTRSGRHRLEATLPTAGDRLRRLPLPGNYVTVRRHKKLLWIEHADAVSAVATSGSLLYSVSWDKTLKVWRAGGDLRCRESVQAHENAVNAVAVADDGTVYTGSADGRIRVWALSPPEEGRGRGQRQPKHGPVATLERHRSAVNALALSDDGAVLYSGACDRSILVWEREESADHMVVAGALRGHRKAILCLACVGDVLFSGSSDRTIRIWRKEGEGKGYSCLGVMEGHVTGVRSLVAVGVSDPAEPESESEEYRVCSGSLDGEVKIWRVRIPTTQRSDSK